From one Caldisericota bacterium genomic stretch:
- a CDS encoding Gfo/Idh/MocA family oxidoreductase — MEKVNIGVIGVGRIGRLHARNLKYQITGTKVLAVADIFEESAREVASQLEIPIAEKDYRVLLENKDIDA; from the coding sequence ATGGAAAAAGTTAATATTGGTGTGATCGGTGTGGGTAGAATTGGAAGATTGCATGCCCGTAATTTGAAGTATCAGATTACCGGGACAAAAGTATTAGCAGTTGCTGATATATTTGAAGAGAGCGCCAGGGAAGTGGCATCCCAATTAGAAATACCGATTGCTGAAAAAGATTATCGAGTTTTATTAGAAAATAAGGATATTGATGC